One genomic region from Bacillus thermozeamaize encodes:
- a CDS encoding methionine ABC transporter substrate-binding protein → MKRLFLGIILLVLMLALAACGTAAPNGSQDQSNQSNAGQAQDTNEPVTLKVGATAVPHAEILEDVVKPALEKEGIQLEVVVYEDYVQPNLNLQDKEIDANYFQHIPYLEKMSSEKNLNLVPLVGVHIEPMGIYSKKIKSLDELKEGAVVTIPDDPTNGGRALFLLQKAGLIKLKENAGIEATVNDIAENPKKLNIKTLEAAMLPRTLEDADIAVINTNYALQADLVPTEDALAIEESDSPYVNVLVVREEDKGNENLRKLAKALTSDEVKAYIEEKYKGSVVPAFREF, encoded by the coding sequence TTGAAACGTTTGTTTTTGGGCATCATCCTCCTGGTCTTGATGCTGGCGCTGGCCGCTTGCGGCACGGCTGCGCCGAACGGTTCGCAGGATCAGTCCAATCAGAGCAATGCAGGCCAGGCCCAGGATACGAACGAACCAGTGACGCTGAAAGTGGGTGCCACGGCGGTTCCGCATGCCGAGATCCTGGAGGATGTGGTCAAGCCGGCCCTGGAAAAAGAGGGGATCCAGCTGGAAGTGGTGGTTTATGAGGATTATGTTCAGCCGAACCTGAACCTGCAGGATAAAGAGATTGACGCCAATTACTTCCAGCACATTCCTTATCTGGAGAAAATGTCGTCCGAGAAGAACCTGAATCTGGTGCCGCTGGTGGGCGTGCACATCGAGCCGATGGGCATTTACTCCAAGAAGATCAAGTCGCTGGATGAACTCAAAGAGGGAGCTGTCGTGACCATTCCCGACGATCCGACCAATGGCGGGCGTGCCCTGTTCCTGTTGCAAAAGGCCGGCCTGATCAAGCTGAAGGAGAATGCCGGCATCGAAGCCACTGTGAACGACATCGCGGAAAATCCGAAAAAGTTGAACATCAAGACGTTGGAGGCGGCCATGCTGCCGCGCACGCTGGAAGATGCGGACATTGCCGTTATCAACACCAACTACGCGTTGCAAGCTGACCTGGTACCGACAGAGGATGCGCTGGCCATTGAAGAAAGCGACTCGCCATATGTCAACGTGCTTGTCGTCCGTGAAGAGGACAAAGGCAACGAAAACTTGCGCAAACTGGCAAAGGCGCTCACATCCGATGAGGTGAAAGCCTACATCGAGGAGAAATACAAAGGTTCCGTGGTGCCTGCCTTCCGCGAGTTTTAA